In Brachypodium distachyon strain Bd21 chromosome 2, Brachypodium_distachyon_v3.0, whole genome shotgun sequence, one genomic interval encodes:
- the LOC100824891 gene encoding probable histidine kinase 3, protein MTGARLARGGGGAAGTTTMEAEKGGGAGIGVGFLGMGLYRLRLLPLPPLPEKLSSAKTLRSHVYANYLGSRPVRERWWRWLLLLWVLGWTLASCWIFYYENSQAVEKRRESLASMCDERARMLQDQFNVSMNHLQALAILVSTFHHAQTPSAINQATFARYAERTAFERPLTSGVAYAVRVTHGERDQFERQQGWSIKKMYSSKKKSPGPGPGDAATAEIREPAEEYAPVIFAQDAYKHVLSFDMLSGDDDRENILRARESGKGVLTAPFKLLNNRLGVISTYTVYKSEFPAYARPQERIQAAIGYLGGIFDIEALVDKLLHQLAGKQSIMVNVYDTTNEKPISMYGSNDTGGGMYHNSTLNFGDPSRRHEMHCRFMQKPPLPWLAITSSLGTLVIALLTGYIFHATVHRIAKVEDDYQNMMELKKRAEAADIAKSQFLATVSHEIRTPMNGVLGMLQMLMDTDLDTTQQDFVRTAQASGKALVSLINEVLDQAKIESGKLELEAVPFDLRIVCDDILSLFCGKAQEKGLELAVYVSDQVPQTLIGDPGRMRQIITNLMSNSIKFTERGHIYLTVHVVEEVMGCLEVKTGTHYTNTLSGYPVANRRRSWESFRLFDMDLHSSEMPFTPVTPDTIRLIISVEDTGAGIPFEAQYRIFTPYMQVGPSIARIHGGTGIGLSISKCLVHLMKGEIGFVSKPHVGSTFSFTAVLTRAQSNGNLNKSSGFKGINALVVDHRPVRAKVAKYHLQRLGVQTELTTDVNQIIPKLNCGPLAAKLVLVDKETWLKESHSMPHLVSKLRNKDQADPPKFFLLENPTSSIKSSSHISSEHNLNVIKKPLRASMLQVSLRQALGGVDKVHCKNGVVGNSTLGSLLHKKQIIVVDDNAVNLKVAAGALKKYGAVVTCADSGKKAIAYLSPPHIFDACFMDIQMPEMDGFQATKEIRKMESKLNEKIESGDVPPECVNVRRWRTPILAMTADVIQATYEECLKCEMDGYVSKPFEGEQLYREVTRFFQNHDQVQ, encoded by the exons ATGACCGGCGCTCGGTTggcgagaggcggcggcggggcggccgggacgacgacgatggaGGCGGAGAAGGGGGGCGGAGCGGGGATTGGGGTGGGCTTCCTGGGGATGGGGCTCTAcaggctgcggctgctgccgctgccgccgctgccggagaaGCTGTCATCGGCCAAGACGCTGCGGAGCCACGTGTACGCCAACTACCTGGGCTCCCGCCCCGTGCGGGAGCGCTGGTGgcgctggctgctgctgctctgggTCCTCGGCTGGACGCTCGCTTCCTGCTGGATCTTCTACTACGAGAACTCCCAGGCCGTCGAGAAGCGCCGGGAGTCCCTCGCCAGCATGTGCGACGAGCGCGCCCGCATGCTCCAGGACCAGTTCAACGTCAGCATGAACCACCTCCAGGCACTCGCCATCCTCGTCTCCACCTTCCACCACGCCCAGACTCCCTCCGCCATCAACCAG GCGACGTTCGCGAGGTACGCGGAGAGGACGGCTTTCGAGCGGCCGCTGACGAGCGGGGTGGCGTACGCGGTGCGGGTGACGCACGGCGAGCGGGACCAGTTCGAGCGGCAGCAAGGGTGGAGCATCAAGAAGATGTACTCGTCCAAGAAGAAGtcgccggggccggggccgggggacgccgccaccgcggaGATCCGCGAGCCGGCCGAGGAGTATGCCCCCGTCATCTTCGCGCAGGACGCCTACAAGCACGTCCTCTCCTTCGATATGCTCTCCGGCGAT GATGATCGTGAAAACATACTAAGAGCTAGAGAATCTGGAAAGGGTGTCCTAACTGCACCTTTCAAGCTACTGAATAATCGCCTCGGTGTGATCTCGACATACACGGTGTACAAGTCTGAGTTTCCTGCATATGCGAGGCCGCAGGAGCGCATCCAAGCTGCCATAGG GTATTTAGGTGGCATATTTGATATAGAAGCACTTGTTGATAAGTTGCTTCATCAACTTGCGGGCAAGCAATCCATCATGGTGAACGTGTATGATACTACAAATGAGAAGCCAATCAGTATGTATGGTTCAAATGATACTGGCGGTGGCATGTACCATAACAGCACACTCAACTTCGGAGATCCATCTAGAAGGCACGAGATGCATTGCAG GTTCATGCAAAAGCCACCATTGCCATGGCTTGCAATAACATCATCACTAGGAACTCTTGTGATTGCTTTACTTACTGGTTATATATTTCACGCTACCGTGCATCGTATCGCAAAAGTTGAAGATGATTATCAAAATATGATGGAGCTCAAGAAGCGTGCGGAAGCTGCAGATATTGCCAAGTCACAG TTCTTGGCCACAGTTTCACATGAGATCAGGACTCCAATGAATGGTGTTCTAG GAATGCTCCAAATGCTCATGGATACTGATTTGGACACAACACAACAAGACTTTGTCAGAACCGCCCAAGCAAGTGGAAAAGCTTTAGTATCCCTGATAAACGAGGTTCTTGATCAGGCAAAGATTGAATCTGGCAAACTCGAGCTTGAGGCAGTGCCATTTGATCTTAGAATAGTTTGTGATGACATTTTGTCTCTCTTCTGTGGAAAAGCTCAGGAGAAAGGGCTGGAG TTGGCGGTTTATGTCTCGGATCAAGTTCCGCAAACACTCATTGGCGATCCGGGCAGGATGAGGCAAATCATTACAAATCTCATGTCGAACTCCATAAAA TTCACAGAAAGAGGACATATCTACTTGACAGTTCATGTTGTTGAAGAGGTCATGGGCTGTTTAGAGGTCAAGACGGGAACTCACTACACAAACACCTTAAGTGGCTACCCAGTAGCTAACAGGAGGCGTAGTTGGGAGAGCTTTCGACTTTTTGATATGGATTTACACTCATCTGAGATGCCTTTTACTCCTGTCACACCTGACACAATAAGGTTGATAATATCAGTCGAAGACACCGGTGCCGGCATCCCTTTTGAAGCCCAATACCGCATATTCACCCCTTACATGCAGGTTGGTCCGTCCATTGCGCGCATCCATGGGGGCACTGGCATTGGATTGAGCATTAGCAAGTGCCTGGTTCATCTCATGAAAGGAGAGATCGGGTTTGTAAGCAAACCCCATGTTGGTTCTACTTTCTCATTCACTGCTGTTCTCACGAGGGCACAGTCCAATGGAAATTTGAACAAATCGTCAGGGTTTAAAGGGATCAATGCATTGGTAGTTGATCACAGACCGGTCCGTGCCAAGGTTGCCAAGTACCATTTGCAAAGGCTTGGAGTCCAAACAGAATTGACCACTGACGTCAATCAAATTATTCCTAAATTGAACTGTGGACCATTGGCTGCAAAGTTGGTGCTAGTTGACAAGGAAACCTGGCTGAAGGAATCACATTCCATGCCTCATTTGGTTAGCAAATTGAGGAACAAGGATCAGGCAGACCCTCCAAAGTTCTTTCTTCTGGAGAACCCTACAAGTTCTATAAAGAGCAGTTCACATATATCCAGCGAGCATAACTTGAATGTTATCAAGAAGCCACTTCGTGCAAGCATGCTCCAGGTCTCACTAAGGCAGGCTTTGGGTGGAGTAGATAAGGTGCATTGCAAGAATGGAGTGGTCGGCAATTCAACGTTGGGTAGCCTTCttcacaagaaacaaatcattgTGGTTGATGACAATGCTGTGAACCTTAAAGTGGCGGCTGGTGCTCTCAAGAAGTATGGCGCAGTAGTAACTTGTGCAGACAGTGGGAAGAAGGCTATTGCGTATTTAAGCCCACCTCACATCTTTGATGCTTGTTTCATGGATATACAGATGCCAGAAATGGATGG ATTTCAAGCAACCAAGGAGATCAGAAAGATGGAAAGTAAACTCAATGAGAAAATAGAAAGTGGAGATGTACCACCAGAATGTGTTAATGTTCGGAGGTGGCGAACTCCAATATTGGCCATGACAGCAGATGTTATCCAGGCAACATATGAGGAGTGCCTGAAATGTGAAATGGATGGCTATGTCTCTAAGCCATTTGAAGGAGAGCAGTTGTACAGAGAAGTAACTCGTTTTTTCCAAAATCATGACCAAGTTCAATAG
- the LOC112270679 gene encoding uncharacterized protein LOC112270679 has product MWVRAVAGDLNLADQAAHIQGWWRGKSRLERAGLGDRALATMMPTSALGSRRPRALASSCGKREHAPLTHGHSPAVLAALAGRQRMQVSYSVLLTASFLLCLRKLLILRESDPPIFPWLCSYFRAGENLKEDWPKVPDDPRSMGSELLPMAAAGGSTFRHLYLSTYNSVVFFGWGDKIRVRKK; this is encoded by the exons ATGTGGgtgcgcgccgtcgccggtgaCCTCAATTTGGCGGACCAAGCGGCACACATACAAGGGTGGTGGCGAGGCAAATCCAGACTCGAGAGGGCTGGGCTTGGTGACCGCGCTCTGGCCACAATGATGCCGACATCGGCATTGGGCTCCCGCCGGCCACGCGCTCTAGCTAGCTCCTGTGGGAAGCGTGAGCATGCACCGCTAACGCACGGACATTCGCCGGCGGTGCTTGCTGCCTTGGCCGGCCGGCAACGCATGCAGGTCAGTTACTCAGTTTTGCTCACTGCCTCCTTCCTGCTGTGCCTTAGGAAGTTGCTAATTTTGAGGGAATCTGACCCACCAATTTTTCCTTGGTTGTGTTCCTACTTCCGGGCCGGGGAAAATCTTAAGGAAGACTGGCCGAAGGTTCCTGACGATCCACGCAGCATGGGCTCAGAG CTCCTTccaatggcggcggccgggggaTCAACATTCCGGCATCTCTACCTCTCCACTTACAACTCGGTCGTCTTCTTCGGATG GGGTGACAAGATAAGGGTTAGGAAGAAGTGA